A single region of the Amphiura filiformis chromosome 7, Afil_fr2py, whole genome shotgun sequence genome encodes:
- the LOC140158002 gene encoding DELTA-alicitoxin-Pse2b-like, whose product MRGGYQVFKHLSGCVGEDKAARIYSDYTYFENTEAFYKSLKTECSIDISTHSFGKTLDAVSGHENITGSTYVALSKTKETYLEKSCLTKVDEDLLSSFEKLPFSIKKPESLSGWKEYDNFLHQYGSHVVTSASYGSALYQHAFDRSSKLHTKQDFAIEVCAALSPPGTIAAKVSVCSGVTIDQTLNTTSREIKKQFVARGGSMKTRQQLYQDPTSDETRAKFLGEAEESDEPISYAFMPIWGLLSLKYAETEHYPRLVNLRSYYQGYLSYPCYGGMSKSITDPIFVVRGSLKNPVFKCVIPHRGCETDSDCKVYPRTWPLSDDCFCKNNHCVKIEERKWITGEIRKIAFKDSESWGKWRGNCEIVNDNQCICTTQKNKGIVVWTSENVGGHVPNRDEL is encoded by the coding sequence ATGCGTGGTGGATATCAAGTTTTTAAACATCTTAGTGGTTGTGTCGGTGAAGACAAAGCGGCAAGAATATATAGCGACTATACATATTTCGAGAACACGGAAGCATTTTATAAAAGCCTTAAAACAGAGTGTTCAATTGACATCTCAACCCATTCCTTCGGGAAAACACTTGATGCTGTCAGTGGACATGAAAACATAACGGGTTCAACATATGTTGCTCTGTCTAAAACAAAGGAAACATATCTTGAAAAATCATGCCTCACTAAGGTAGACGAGGATCTTCTTTCATCGTTCGAAAAATTGccattttcaatcaaaaaaccGGAATCGCTATCTGGTTGGAAAGAATATGACAATTTTTTGCACCAATACGGGTCGCATGTTGTAACAAGCGCATCTTACGGATCGGCATTATATCAGCACGCATTTGATCGATCATCAAAGTTGCACACCAAACAAGACTTTGCCATAGAGGTATGTGCTGCCCTTTCACCACCTGGTACCATAGCTGCTAAGGTTTCTGTATGCAGTGGCGTTACCATTGACCAAACCTTAAATACAACAAGCAGAGAGATCAAAAAGCAGTTTGTTGCACGAGGTGGATCTATGAAAACTAGACAACAGCTATATCAAGATCCCACTAGTGATGAGACGAGAGCCAAGTTCTTAGGTGAGGCCGAAGAATCAGATGAACCAATATCGTACGCATTCATGCCAATTTGGGGTCTACTGTCACTGAAATATGCGGAAACCGAACATTACCCCAGGTTAGTTAACTTAAGATCGTATTACCAAGGATATCTAAGCTATCCGTGCTATGGTGGAATGTCAAAATCAATAACAGATCCGATATTTGTGGTTAGAGGTAGTCTAAAGAATCCAGTGTTCAAATGTGTCATTCCACACAGAGGATGTGAAACGGACAGCGACTGTAAAGTTTATCCCAGGACTTGGCCACTATCTGATGACTGTTTCTGCAAAAATAATCATTGTGTGAAGATCGAGGAAAGAAAGTGGATTACAGGTGAGATCCGAAAGATCGCTTTCAAGGATAGCGAGTCTTGGGGCAAATGGCGTGGCAATTGTGAAATTGTCAATGATAACCAATGCATATGCACTACACAAAAAAACAAGGGAATAGTTGTGTGGACTTCTGAAAACGTTGGCGGACATGTTCCAAATCGAGATGAACTTTGA